Proteins from one Pseudomonas grandcourensis genomic window:
- the thiE gene encoding thiamine phosphate synthase has translation MKLRGLYAITDSHLLDGKLLKYVEAALEGGVTLLQYRDKSSDEARRLREAEALRGLCERYKTQLIINDDAELAARLNVGVHLGQTDGPLTPARALLGRQAIIGSTCHAQLELAEQAAKEGASYVAFGRFFNSNTKPGAPTCSLDLLDQARKQLHLPICAIGGITLDNAAPLVAHGVDLLAVVHGLFGAESAAEVTHRARAFNELFSI, from the coding sequence ATGAAACTACGTGGCCTGTACGCCATTACCGACAGCCATTTGCTGGACGGTAAGTTGCTCAAGTACGTGGAGGCGGCGCTGGAAGGCGGCGTCACCTTGCTGCAATACCGCGACAAGAGCAGCGACGAGGCCCGCCGCCTTCGTGAGGCCGAAGCCTTGCGCGGGCTGTGCGAACGCTACAAGACGCAGTTGATCATCAACGACGACGCCGAGTTGGCGGCACGCCTGAACGTGGGCGTGCACTTGGGCCAGACCGACGGCCCGCTGACACCGGCCCGTGCACTGCTCGGGCGCCAGGCGATCATCGGTTCAACCTGCCACGCACAGCTCGAACTGGCCGAACAGGCCGCCAAGGAAGGTGCCAGCTATGTCGCCTTCGGCCGCTTCTTCAATTCGAACACCAAGCCCGGCGCCCCGACCTGCAGCCTCGACCTGCTCGATCAGGCCCGCAAGCAGTTGCACTTGCCGATCTGCGCGATCGGCGGCATCACCCTGGATAACGCCGCCCCACTGGTGGCCCATGGCGTCGATCTGCTGGCGGTGGTGCATGGCCTGTTTGGCGCCGAGAGTGCGGCTGAAGTGACCCACCGCGCCCGCGCCTTCAACGAATTGTTTTCTATTTAA
- a CDS encoding tetratricopeptide repeat protein: MNRTGRTLALGCLLLLQPLLAHAQAGGNSLLIPAMGRCTLNTQPQDLEQALAACQKASEEGDAQAQYELGEFYYEGKNTPRDLNQALSYFEKASLQGHAQAQFKLGTMFFHGEGVPANNVQAYILLKMAAVNGAEDALDTADEVTEKMPREELELATQVLGQIFRKYLMELQSADGRTPFAPLP, from the coding sequence ATGAACCGCACCGGCCGCACCCTTGCACTGGGCTGCCTGTTGCTTCTTCAGCCCCTGCTCGCGCACGCACAAGCAGGCGGCAACTCGTTGTTAATCCCAGCGATGGGTCGCTGCACCCTCAATACCCAGCCGCAAGACCTGGAACAGGCCCTCGCCGCCTGCCAGAAAGCGTCGGAAGAAGGGGATGCGCAAGCGCAATACGAGTTGGGTGAGTTCTACTACGAAGGCAAAAACACGCCGCGCGACCTCAATCAAGCCCTGAGCTATTTCGAAAAAGCCTCGCTGCAAGGCCACGCCCAGGCACAATTCAAACTCGGGACCATGTTCTTCCACGGCGAAGGCGTGCCGGCCAATAACGTTCAGGCGTACATCCTGCTGAAAATGGCGGCGGTCAACGGCGCCGAAGATGCCCTGGACACCGCCGACGAAGTCACCGAAAAGATGCCCCGCGAAGAACTGGAGCTTGCGACCCAGGTGCTCGGGCAAATCTTCCGTAAATATTTGATGGAATTGCAGAGCGCTGACGGGCGTACGCCTTTCGCGCCTCTACCCTGA
- a CDS encoding PhoH family protein: MNAPIEPHRFILEPFEARRFANLCGQFDEHLRLIEQRLTIEIRNRGNQFELIGEPKHTTSAENLLRRLYRETKGTELSPDMVHLFLQESAVEQLDNHSPAEPSVALRTKKGMIRPRGLNQVRYVKEILGNDINFGIGPAGTGKTYLAVACAVDALEREQIRRILLVRPAVEAGEKLGFLPGDLSQKIDPYLRPLYDALYEMLGFEYVAKLIERQVIEVAPLAYMRGRTLNNSFIILDESQNTTVEQMKMFLTRIGFGSTAVITGDITQVDLPRGTKSGLHHVIEVLKDVPGISFTHFQPKDVVRHPLVQRIVEAYERFETKAADDAAAKDSRRDA, translated from the coding sequence TTGAACGCACCCATAGAACCACATCGTTTCATCCTCGAGCCTTTTGAAGCTCGTCGCTTCGCCAATCTGTGCGGGCAATTCGACGAGCATCTGCGCTTGATCGAACAGCGCCTGACCATCGAGATCCGCAATCGCGGAAACCAGTTCGAGCTGATCGGCGAACCCAAACACACCACCTCCGCGGAAAACCTCCTGCGCCGCCTGTACCGGGAAACCAAGGGTACCGAGCTGTCGCCGGACATGGTGCATCTGTTCCTCCAGGAATCGGCCGTCGAGCAGCTGGACAACCACTCCCCCGCCGAACCGTCCGTGGCCTTGCGCACCAAGAAAGGCATGATTCGCCCCCGTGGCTTGAATCAAGTGCGCTACGTGAAGGAAATCCTCGGTAACGATATCAACTTCGGCATCGGCCCGGCCGGTACCGGCAAGACCTACCTGGCCGTTGCCTGCGCGGTGGATGCACTGGAGCGCGAGCAGATTCGCCGCATCCTGCTGGTTCGTCCGGCGGTCGAAGCGGGTGAAAAACTCGGCTTCCTGCCCGGCGACCTGTCGCAAAAAATCGACCCGTACCTGCGCCCGCTCTACGACGCGCTCTACGAAATGCTCGGCTTCGAATACGTCGCCAAGCTGATCGAGCGCCAGGTGATCGAAGTCGCGCCGCTGGCCTACATGCGCGGCCGTACGCTGAACAACAGCTTCATCATTCTCGACGAAAGCCAGAACACCACGGTCGAGCAGATGAAGATGTTCCTGACCCGGATCGGCTTCGGTTCCACGGCCGTCATCACCGGGGACATCACCCAGGTCGACCTGCCGCGCGGCACCAAGTCCGGCCTGCACCATGTGATTGAAGTGCTCAAGGATGTGCCGGGGATCAGCTTCACCCATTTCCAGCCCAAGGACGTCGTGCGCCATCCACTGGTGCAGCGCATCGTCGAAGCCTACGAGCGCTTCGAAACCAAAGCGGCCGATGATGCCGCCGCCAAGGATAGCCGCCGCGATGCTTGA
- a CDS encoding DUF1820 family protein yields MTKREAPIYKVIFLNQGQVFEMYAKQIYQSDLWGFLEVEEFVFGERTQVVVDPSEEKLKAQFEGVVRSFVPMHSIVRIDEVERMGTPKISEARGAVGNVMPFPMPMPEK; encoded by the coding sequence ATGACCAAACGTGAAGCTCCAATCTACAAGGTGATTTTCCTCAACCAGGGCCAGGTGTTCGAAATGTACGCCAAGCAGATCTATCAAAGTGATCTGTGGGGCTTTCTGGAAGTGGAAGAGTTCGTCTTTGGCGAGCGCACGCAAGTGGTCGTCGATCCGAGCGAAGAAAAACTCAAGGCTCAGTTCGAAGGCGTGGTGCGCAGTTTTGTGCCGATGCATTCGATCGTGCGCATCGACGAAGTCGAGCGTATGGGAACACCGAAAATCAGCGAAGCCCGTGGCGCGGTCGGCAATGTCATGCCGTTCCCGATGCCGATGCCTGAGAAGTAA
- the hemL gene encoding glutamate-1-semialdehyde 2,1-aminomutase, with translation MSRSETLFANAQKHIPGGVNSPVRAFKSVGGTPLFFKHAEGAYVTDEDDKRYVDYVGSWGPMILGHSHPDVLDAVRKQLEHGLSYGAPTEMETQMADLVCSLVPSMEMVRMVSSGTEATMSAIRLARGFTGRDSIIKFEGCYHGHSDSLLVKAGSGALTQGVPSSAGVPAAFAKHTLTLPFNDIDAVETMLAEVGQDVACIIVEPVAGNMNCVPPAPGFLEGLRTLCDKHGVVLIFDEVMTGFRVALGGAQAYYGVTPDLTTFGKIIGGGMPVGCFGGKREIMQRIAPLGPVYQAGTLSGNPLAMAAGLTTLRLISRPGFHAELTDYTTRLLDGLQQRADATGIPFVTTQAGGMFGLYFSGADDIVTFDDVMASDAALFGRFFHLMLEGGVYLAPSAFEAGFTSIAHGEAELKLTLDAAERAFAALK, from the coding sequence ATGTCTCGTTCCGAAACCCTGTTTGCCAATGCCCAGAAACACATTCCCGGTGGCGTGAACTCGCCGGTTCGCGCTTTCAAGAGCGTCGGCGGCACGCCGTTGTTCTTCAAGCACGCCGAAGGCGCCTATGTCACCGACGAAGATGACAAGCGTTATGTGGATTACGTCGGTTCCTGGGGTCCGATGATTCTCGGCCACAGCCACCCGGACGTACTGGACGCCGTGCGCAAACAGCTTGAGCACGGTCTGTCCTACGGCGCCCCGACCGAGATGGAAACGCAGATGGCCGACCTGGTCTGCTCCCTCGTGCCGTCGATGGAAATGGTGCGCATGGTCAGCTCCGGCACCGAAGCGACCATGAGCGCCATTCGCCTGGCCCGCGGCTTCACCGGCCGCGACAGCATCATCAAGTTCGAAGGCTGCTACCACGGTCACTCCGACAGCCTGCTGGTCAAGGCCGGCTCCGGCGCACTGACCCAGGGCGTACCGAGCTCGGCCGGTGTACCGGCGGCATTCGCCAAACACACCCTGACCCTGCCGTTCAACGACATCGACGCGGTAGAAACCATGCTCGCCGAAGTCGGCCAGGACGTAGCCTGCATCATCGTCGAGCCAGTGGCCGGCAACATGAACTGCGTGCCGCCGGCACCGGGCTTCCTCGAAGGCCTGCGGACCCTGTGCGACAAGCACGGCGTGGTGCTGATTTTCGACGAAGTGATGACCGGTTTCCGTGTCGCCCTCGGCGGCGCCCAGGCGTACTACGGCGTGACGCCGGACCTGACCACCTTCGGCAAGATCATTGGTGGCGGCATGCCGGTCGGCTGCTTCGGCGGCAAGCGCGAAATCATGCAGCGCATCGCCCCGCTGGGCCCGGTCTACCAGGCCGGTACGCTGTCCGGTAACCCGCTGGCGATGGCCGCAGGCCTGACCACCCTGCGCCTGATCAGCCGCCCGGGCTTCCACGCCGAGCTGACCGACTACACCACTCGCCTGCTCGACGGCCTGCAACAGCGCGCCGATGCGACGGGCATTCCGTTCGTGACCACTCAAGCGGGCGGGATGTTCGGCCTGTACTTCAGCGGTGCCGACGACATCGTCACCTTCGATGACGTCATGGCCAGCGACGCAGCCCTGTTCGGCCGCTTCTTCCACCTGATGCTCGAAGGTGGCGTGTACCTGGCACCGAGTGCATTCGAAGCCGGTTTCACGTCGATCGCCCACGGCGAGGCTGAACTGAAGCTGACCCTGGACGCCGCCGAGCGCGCCTTCGCGGCCTTGAAGTAA
- the miaB gene encoding tRNA (N6-isopentenyl adenosine(37)-C2)-methylthiotransferase MiaB, protein MAKKLYIETHGCQMNEYDSSRMVDLLGEHQALEVTARAEDADVILLNTCSIRERAQDRVYSQLGRWRELKLANPDMVIAVGGCVASQEGAAIRDRAPYVDVVFGPQTLHRLPEMIDAARITKLPQVDVSFPEIEKFDHLPEPRIDGPSAYVSVMEGCSKYCTFCVVPYTRGEEVSRPFDDVLAEIIHLAENGVREVTLLGQNVNGYHGTTHDGRLADLAELIRVVAAVDGIDRIRYTTSHPLEFSDSLIQAHADVPELVKHLHLPVQSGSDRILAAMKRNHTALEYKSKLRKLRAAVPGICISSDFIVGFPGETEKDFEQTMKLIADVGFDFSYSFVYSQRPGTPAADLADDTPEELKKERLNALQHRLNQQGFEISRQMVGSIQRILVTDYSKKDPGELQGRTENNRIVNFRCDNPTLIGQFADVHIDAAQPHSLRGSLIQ, encoded by the coding sequence ATGGCCAAGAAGCTTTACATCGAAACCCACGGTTGCCAGATGAACGAGTACGACAGCTCGCGCATGGTCGATCTGCTGGGCGAACACCAGGCCCTGGAAGTCACCGCCCGCGCTGAAGACGCCGACGTGATTCTGCTCAACACCTGCTCGATCCGCGAGCGTGCCCAGGATCGCGTCTACTCCCAGCTCGGTCGCTGGCGCGAACTGAAGCTGGCCAACCCGGACATGGTGATCGCCGTCGGCGGTTGCGTGGCCAGCCAGGAAGGCGCAGCCATCCGCGATCGCGCACCGTACGTCGACGTGGTCTTCGGCCCGCAGACCCTGCACCGCCTACCGGAAATGATCGACGCCGCGCGCATCACCAAGCTGCCGCAAGTCGACGTCTCGTTCCCGGAAATCGAAAAGTTCGACCATTTGCCCGAGCCCCGCATCGACGGCCCGAGCGCTTACGTGTCAGTGATGGAAGGTTGCAGCAAGTACTGCACGTTCTGCGTGGTGCCCTACACCCGCGGCGAAGAGGTCAGCCGGCCGTTCGACGACGTGCTTGCCGAGATCATTCACCTGGCCGAAAACGGCGTGCGCGAAGTGACGCTGCTGGGGCAGAACGTCAACGGCTATCACGGGACGACTCATGATGGGCGCCTGGCCGACCTGGCCGAGCTGATCCGCGTGGTCGCTGCGGTCGACGGCATCGACCGCATCCGCTACACCACGTCGCACCCGCTGGAGTTCTCCGACAGCCTGATCCAGGCCCACGCCGACGTGCCGGAGCTGGTCAAGCACTTGCACTTGCCGGTGCAATCGGGCTCAGACCGCATCCTCGCCGCGATGAAGCGCAACCACACCGCGTTGGAATACAAATCCAAACTGCGCAAGCTGCGGGCCGCCGTGCCGGGGATCTGCATCAGCTCGGACTTCATCGTCGGCTTCCCGGGCGAAACCGAGAAGGACTTCGAGCAAACCATGAAGCTGATTGCCGACGTCGGCTTCGACTTTTCCTACTCGTTCGTCTACAGCCAACGCCCGGGCACACCGGCCGCCGACCTGGCCGATGACACCCCGGAAGAGCTGAAGAAAGAACGCCTGAATGCCTTGCAGCATCGTTTGAACCAGCAAGGTTTCGAGATCAGCCGACAAATGGTCGGTTCGATCCAGCGGATCCTGGTGACCGATTACTCGAAAAAAGACCCGGGCGAGCTGCAAGGCCGGACCGAGAATAATCGTATCGTCAACTTCCGCTGCGATAATCCGACCCTGATCGGCCAGTTCGCAGATGTGCACATCGATGCCGCGCAGCCGCACTCGCTACGGGGCTCGTTGATCCAGTAA